Below is a genomic region from Persephonella sp..
AAAGAAATTTCTTGTAAAAAAGTCCCTTTTCAAAAAAGAGTATTTCAAAGCTGTGGATAATGTCTCCTTTTCTATAGAACATAACCATGTTCTTGGAATAGTGGGGGAGTCCGGCAGCGGTAAATCAACTATAGGCAGACTTGTTCTAAAACTCATTGAGAAAGACGAAGGTAAAATATATTTTGAAGGAAAGGATATTTATAAATTTTCAGCTGAAGAAGAAAAGCTATTCAGGAAAGAAACATCTGTAGTTTTTCAGGATCCAAGGACATCACTTAATCCAAGATTTAAAGTTTTTCAGATAGTTGAAGAACCTCTCATCGTCCACGGATTTAATAAAAAAGAAAGAGAAAAAAAAGTAGTGGAGGCTGTTGAAGACGCAGGTCTTGACAGTTCTTTTCTGGATAGATACCCATCTGAGCTTTCGGGAGGGCAGAGACAGAGGGTTGCCATAGCAAGGGCTATAGTTCTCAAGCCTAAAATGATCATAGCAGATGAGCCAACTTC
It encodes:
- a CDS encoding ABC transporter ATP-binding protein, whose amino-acid sequence is MDSHSPTLLKVENLSKKFLVKKSLFKKEYFKAVDNVSFSIEHNHVLGIVGESGSGKSTIGRLVLKLIEKDEGKIYFEGKDIYKFSAEEEKLFRKETSVVFQDPRTSLNPRFKVFQIVEEPLIVHGFNKKEREKKVVEAVEDAGLDSSFLDRYPSELSGGQRQRVAIARAIVLKPKMIIADEPTSALDVSVQLQIINLIKKLKTEKGISFLFISHDLNVVGMLSDKILVLYKGKVMEKGDAGSILKNPLHPYTKILLESLPPDHPKRRKNLKSIPEIYREEIKGGCVFYSRCPTATEECKKEPAYRITDSREVYCHFV